The Clostridium aceticum genomic interval TGTAATTAGTATAAACCACCCATTCCACAGCAGAAAGTGGATCCTCATATCCTAAATCCATAACAGCACCTGTAAAAGCGAAATAAACAGGATTGATGGCAACCTTCTTACCGATAAAATCTTGAACTCCATTCCACCCAGTGCCCTTGCGTGCAATAACTGGCATACAGCCATCTACCATGTGTCCTCCGAAAACTGTCAAATCTACACCAGAAGCAATTTGCTGCAAAGGATTACTAGTTCCAGCATTTGAGACAATATCTACCTTACCAGTAGCAAGTAGTGCCATAGCATTAGCGTTTGCTGTTGCAGGAACTACTTCAATTGACAGACCCTCTTCCTCGAGATAACCCATCTTTTCAGCAATTGCAAGCATCACATTCCCACTAGTGCCATAGTTCCATCTGATTACGCTGGTTTCAAGCTCTTTTTTATCTAGTTCATCGGATTGTAAAGCCTCAACAGTAGATGCCGGAGCATCAGTTGGTGTAGAATTGCCAGTGTTTTCACTACAACCTGTTAAGCTCAGTATTACCGTCATTACTAATGCTAATAAAATAATTGTTTTTTTCATTTTTACTCTCCTTTTTTAAATAGTTTATTTGTGGCGATTGTTAATCGCCAAACCTTTTAGTTTCATCTCGTTTTTTGTTGCTTTATGTAAGTTTCTCTCCTTGTATTGAATAATGTAAGTACCAGTAGAATAAAGTCTACAACAAAATGCAATTTATACATATTGATTAGAGATGTGGGATACCACATCCTTATTTATTTGAAAGATCAAATTATTACGCAACTGTAGAATTTGCGGATCCTGAAACTGAGCTTCACGTGTGGGACGACTACCTGGTAAAATAGAGCATTCATAGATTATGTTGCTAGGTGACTGCCCAAAAACAATGATTCGGTTAGCTAGCAACAGTGCCTCGTCTACATCATGGGTCACGAAAAATACAGTCTTTTTTTGATTATCCTGCGCCCACAACTTCAGCAACAAGTCCTGTAGTCGGGCACGGGTTACTGCATCCAATGCTCCAAATGGTTCGTCCATCAACAAGATAGGAGGATCAATAATAAATGCTTGCGCAATAGCACATCTCTGTTTCATACCACCAGATAACTCTTTCGGCAACTTACGGTAAACCGACTTGTCCAGTCCCACTGATTTTAATGTATCAAGGGCCAAGCCCTTAAGTTTCTTTTTATCTTGATTAGGAAATTTCTGTTTTAAAGCCAACATGATGTTTTCCCCCGCCGTCATCCAAGGAAACAGTCCATAGTCCTGAAATACCACTCCTCTACTTAGACTTGCCCCACTTATCGGCTGGTCTCCCAAAAGAATTGTTCCTGTTGTGGAAGTCTCTAAACCAGCCAGAAGACGCAAAAAAGTGCTCTTTCCACACCCAGACTGACCAAGCAAACACACAAATTCCCCCTCTTTTACATCCATATTAATGTCTTTCAATATCAATCTGCTATCGTTTTTATATGAAAACGATAGTTCTTTAATTCTTAAATCATACATCGTATTCTTCTCCTTTATACATTATGAATATAGTGAATATATACTTTGTTTGAGATCCTTTGCACCCTAGTAACTATAAAAAATCACTTATTTTTTCTATTAAGGATATTGCTCAGGATAATTTACATTTTGATAACTTAAACAAACTTAATTAATTTTCATTACATTTTATTGCAGGATTGTGAAAATAATAAGTAAAATTGAAAAATTTTATTAAAGTGCTGATTATTATAATAAAAGATAATGTTTTACATATCATTTATTTAACCAATATTGAAAAAGCATATATAGTTAGCTCTTAATCCCCCTAACCCTTTTGGACAAGCACCCTTTAATTTAGTAAAATAAAAACTAACAGGAAGTTGTCTAAAATGAGATTAAACGTAAGCGTACAATAGGTTCTTTCCAAAGTTTGTTGAAATGTTTAATTTTTAAGTTATAAAATCATGATACTTTCTTGATATAGAAGTAGCTCCTGTTAAATATCAATATTGATAATTAGCAGGAGCTGCCTTTATATTTATTATGAACTTTCTTATTCTACTTTGATAGGTATTCGCTTAGTTAAAATACGAACCAGCCATAGTCCAAGCCCGATTAAAATAAGAGTGGCAGTGATGGAAAATGGAATTGAAGGATTTGCAAAAGGGATGTCTAATGAAACTGCTAAAGGATGTGACAACTCTCCCTCCCATAATAAATCTGCTATAGAAACAAACAAAAGAGCAATAGCAACGAATCCAATCCCTACTAAACCTCCAAATCGATAAAAACCAACGGCGATAATCCATCCTGCAATATAATAGCATAATAGAATCAAACTTAGTACTAAAACTGGAACTATCCATATCGACGAGGTATCTAAAAATGCTATGGAGTTTGTGACAGAAGAGTATGCTGTAAATAATCCAAACAGTTCTAAAACCCCAGCAAGAATTGCTGCCAAGATCATAATACTAAAGGCTACTCCTACAGCTGCTACAGCTGAACCCCAAAAATAATCTCTTCGAGTAATTCCATTCTTTACTGCATAACCCATTAAGGAGAAACATGAGAGTATTGCAATAATTAGCATATAAATTTTTGAGGGTTGAAAGACAAAGTAAATCAAATTTAAATCTCTTTCCTCTACATCAGGAACAAATCTTAAAACTATAAAATGAATGATCAATACAACAGGTATATACCATAGGGACCATTGCATTTGGATACCAAATAAATCTAAAGCTAATTTTGATTTTATAGAACTATTTTCCGGATTCATTAGACCCCTCCTTTTCAGTTAAGTGAATAAATAATTCTTGAAGAGATACTGGACCTATTTCTAACCCTTGTTTTTCCGCCTTAAGTCGAATAGAGTCGTCAATGTTTTCATATACCATCACCGACTTTGTACCTCCAAGCTGTTGTGTATTTAGCTTATTCATGTATTGAACGAATGCATCCACCTCTTTGGCATTACCTGTAACAGATGCACCTCGACTAATTATTTCATCAAAGGCTTCATCAATCAACAAACTACCATGATCTAGGATTAGTACATGATCAAATAGGTACTCCATTTCAGATACAAGATGGGTAGATAAAATCATAATCCTTGGGTATCTAGCCTGGTCCTCCAACACTTCCTTATAAAACAACTGTCGACTTGGTGCATCCATACCAAGATAAACCTCATCAAATATGGTAATAGCACAGCGGCTTGCAAGGCCAAGTGTAATATTCAGTGCCGATTGCATACCACTGGAGAACTCTTTAATTGGCTTATCTAATGGCACCTTAAAAAGAGCAGCCAGTTCTTTAGCATAATCTAGGTCAAAGTTAGGCCGATAGCGTTCTGCAAACTCAAAATAAGCTGATACTGGTTCATATTCATCCCCATAGTCGGTCTCATAAACAAAGTTAATGTGGGGCATAATTTTACTATTTTCAAAGGGGTCTTCGCCACCAACTTTGATTTTACCCGATGTAGGGGCTTGATATGAAGCTAATAGTGAAAGTAGCGTTGTTTTTCCTGCACCGTTTCTCCCTATCAAACCATAGATTTTCCCCTGTGAAAGAGAGAATGATATATCTTTAAGTGCTTCAAAATCCTTATACTTCAAGGATACATTTGTAAAAGTTACATCAAGATTCATTGAGATCACACTCCTTTACTTTTTTTATGATATTAGCAATGTCCGTATCTGTTAGACCTAGTTTTTTTGCCTCCTGAATCATTGGTAATACAAAGTTATCTGCAAATAACTCTTTTCGATTTTGCATAAGTTTTTCTCTAGCACCCTCAGCTACGAACATCCCTACACCTCTTTTCTTATAAATAATGTTTTCCTCCACCAATAGATTAATTCCCTTAGATACTGTAATGTGATTTACCTTATAGAACTGTACCATTTGCGTTGTTGATGGAATTTGATCATGCTCTTTTAACTGATTATTCACGATTTGATCCTCAATTTTTTCTTTAATTTGTAAAAATATAGGCTTATTATCATGAAATAGTTGGCCCAATAAAATTCACCACCTTTTTAACATTAGTGACCATAGTGTGATAGTTATATAGTTATGTATATAAGTATAATGCATATGCTTTGTATTTGTCAAGGTCTTAAATAAAATTCACAAGTACTTTAAGTGGAAATATATTTAGATCCTGTTAATACCTAGTATTTGCAATAAGTAAGGGTGAATACATTGACATACCTCTCCATGTTCTATCATATCGGCAAACAGTACTGCACGAATAATTTTCCAAAGAATTGCCTAATTCTGCAAAATTGCTTTACCCCTCTATAATCAAATCCCCTAAACTTATATCGTCTAGGGGAACATATATACATTATGAATTTTTTTATAAAACTTTCTTAACTAGTAATTTTAACCTATTTCTTCTCTTGCAACACGCAACTCTCAACATAATTCGAGAGGACAGAACTAATGTCTTTCGAACCATCTGTTCATACTCTTCAATGCCAGACACTAATGCAAACCCAAAAGCTTTATATATATTCTCTATCATCGTAACTATCTCAATATGAGCCGTTTGTTTCAGCAGTATATTTTATCATCTAAATATATAGCATTTTATATGTTACCATAACCTTAAAACATTGAAATATAGGGAACTAAAGATTGTATAGTACTTTCTATACCTTTCTATAGTTCCCTATAACTTTTTGGGGAGAATTCTCTAATAACTTGTATATATACTAAAAATTTTCAAATTAGCTCTAAGAGACAATTTTAGAAAGTTTTATATTGCAATCATTAGCGTTAACTTAAGCCATAATTTGTCATCCTGAGTGGAGCAAAGCGGAGTCGAAGGATCTTAGTGTTAGTAAAATTCTTGGCTACTCCAAGATCCTTCGCTACCCTCAGGATGACAGTTCAAGAGAATTTTGGTAATAATTGTACTAAGTTAACGCCTATGATATTACAATAGTAAGTATCTCTCTGATGCTTACGCCGAGAGAACAAGACACACCACATGAGTTTTTCTTTTTATATCATTTATTTATCTCCTTGAACCATAAACATAGGTACAGAACGGTTAAGCAATAATCGTGGCTTATCATAAACTCTATCCGATACAATAATGCACTTTATGCTACCATATCCTACCTTCTCCATCGTTTTTAAATCCCAATCAGGTCGGATTTCAGAAGCCAGTGGTAAATTAACACGCCATCCCCTCGCTTTTTCAGCATCTTTATAGGATACTCTAGGTTCTCCATAGTTTTTTGTGTATTCTAAACTATCTTTTTCCCTCTGTGCTTTCAAAGATACATCTCTACAGTCACCTAACCAGTCTGCGTCAAAGACAAGAACACGTCCACCCTTTTTTAATAAACGTAGCCAATCTCTATAAGCACTTTGGGGACTAACAAGTGTCCAAACAACATTTCGACTAACAATCAAATCAAAACTCTCATCAGGGAATGTAACACAATGACTATCCATTACTCTAAACACCGGAGAAACTCCTGCTTTCTCAGCATTTTCTTTAGCACATTTAATCATATCTTCACTGGCATCAATTCCTACAACATCGTGTCCTGCTAGGGATAAAATAATAGAAAAAAATCCCGGACCAGTACCTACATCTAATATTTTCAATTTCCCTTCTTTAGGAGCATTTTCTAAAATAAGATTTGTCCAAATTTCCTTCTGACCATTATTTAACTCATCCTTAATAAATTCGCTATATCCTTCTGCAGATATTTTCCAACCTTCTTCTACTTTCTGTTTTAAGCTCATGATTATCTCCTTTTCTTTATAAGATTAATTGTCTGTAAATACACTTAATAAATAGGTATCCATTCAGAATTATCCATATTCATAAGCACTATAAGGCATTACATAAGGAATATTTTCCTCGTTTGTTATGATATTCGCATGAACACGATAAACTTCTCGTAGCAGTTTTGTAGTTATAATTTCATTTGGGGTGCCTTTTTTAAATACTTCTCCTTCCTTCAATACGATGATTTCATCTGCAAAACCAGCTGCAAGCTCCAACTGATGAAGGGTCACTAAAGTAGTGAATTGATTTGTAATGGTCAATTCTTTTAATGGTAATTGTAATCAATATCACAATATTTTATCTATAAGTGTTGACATAAGCTATTTCATGTTTTACCGTCCTATCTCTCTCTTGAAGAAAAACAGGATTAAGGGGTATAAAAATAAAAGACCACAAAAACTACCTATTACAGTAGCCTTCATGGCCTAATATGTCTTCATGACTATTTTTTGTTTTTTATAAACTTTTATTATATTCATTATTTATTGTAAATCATGGTTAATATTTTGTCAATAATCTACCCATTTTTATTTGACTGTACATAAGCTACTAAAATTCTACAAAGATAACCCTTCACAATAAATTTTATTGGTGTTTTTACCCCGAAGCTTTGCAGTTATAACACCACCTAATCCGTGCCTCTACATGTTTTAGCGTATTTTCTAAAATACCTTCAAAACTATTAAAATGCACTTCTAAATCCTTTAATAATAAAATAAAAATCATTAATATTGTAAGACATTTATATTTCTTTTTTTCAGTGTAGATTTACTAGCACATGAAGTTAAGTTATACACTTACTATTCCTCTTTTAGTAATAAATAGCTGAAAAATTCCTACTAACACTCTTATAAATATAGATGCAACTAATATTTTACCTATTCTAGGGCTTAAGAATGTTAATATTGGCACTAGGTGTATACTTAGCAAATAGGTGATGTACACTAAAGCTAGGCTAACAGCAGATTTTGCTAGAACCTGAGTTTTGTTTTTCAAATCAAGGATTCCTCTCTTACCCATTCTCAAAGCTTTATATAATTGGAGTAATACCAGTACAGACCATAATATTAAAACTAAGGATATTGAATATATAGTAGCATTTACTCTATGACTTAACTTATCAAGGGCACGTTTGTCTTGAAATACTTTATAATACCAAGAATTCAACACTTCATTAATTAAATATGTACCATTATCACCATTAGTTAATATCACAACTCCATCTCCGGTATTAGGTGCTAGTGAGAAATTTGCTTTCCAACCCTTGTTACCCCCATCATGAGCAACTAAAGGTCTGTTATTTTTATCAATGCTAACAAAGTGACCTAATGCTGTAGTTTCATAGATAAATCCTTCTAACCCTCCAACTTCTAATACAGGGCTATACATCTCTCGAATCATCTCCTGTCTTAAGAAATTATCTTCTTTATAATTACTTATTGCTGTAATTACAAATTTGCTCATATCCTCAATGGTTGTATAAAACCCTGCTGCGGCCTTTTCTATAAACAAATAGTTTGGCAGTAACTCTGAGTTTTTATTGTAAGGCTTAGCAGTTCTATTTTCAAGCATCTCTATCCATTTAAAACTACTGTCCTCCATTCCTAAAGGTGTAAGTACTGTTTCATCCATATAAGTAACAAAGTCTTTGCCAGTTACTTCTTCTATTAACAGTTGTAGCAAATTATATCCTCCACCAGAATAAAAATATCTGCTTCCTGGTTCATAAATCAATTCAACTGGCTGACTACCTCCACCAATTCCACTAAGAGATTCTTCTAAAGATGGTAGCTTATTAGATGGTTCATATCCCGGATAACCTCCTCCTCTGGATAGTCCTGCTGTATGACTTAACAACCTTCTGATAGTAACGTCATTTTTGTTATATGTCGACTCAGGAATTTGCCATCTTCTTATATATTTTTCGATGGGATCATCCAAGTTTAATATATCATCTTCTACGAGTTTCATTATTCCAAGAGCAGTAACTGATTTTGAGATAGATGCCACTTGGTAAACTGTATCTTTATGTATTTCAATTTTTTCTTCAATATCCGCATACCCAAAAGTACCTATCCATCTGAGTTCACCATTTTCTATTAATGCTATTGATGCTCCAGGTATATTGTATTTTTTTAATAAAATAGGAGTTTTTGTTTCCAAATTTTCAATTATACTGTAAATATCTTGGTTTTTTGTTAAATTGTTATAGTCTAGAAGAAGTGGAATAATCAACACAATTAAAAATGATACGAAAATCATCAGCTTCCTCATATCTTAGCCTCCACACAAGTATTTGTCCTAATACAAAAGAATATTTTTCTACTTCTAGTTATCACATAATACTATATATTACAAATAGTATATCATAAAAATATTTACTGATTTTAACTCATTACTAATATATTTCTATCGGTACATTAGCACCAAATACGAAGATGAAAACCATTTAGAAAAAAACACGTTCCCTGGCATTTTGAAATGTCTCTAGAAATGCCCCCTATTACCTTTAATACGACCCATTTATCATCAAATTCCTTTAACGGAAATACTATACTGATAAGTTTAATCTATGACGTAGCGTAAATATCAACTTATATAAAGATGTTACTTCAATTGAGCTAAACCAAATTCTGATGTTAACATTTCAAGATTATCAATTATCTTTTCTTCGTCCCAGTTCCACCATTTAAGCTCTAACAACAGTTCAATTTTTTCATCACTAAAACGTTTTTTAATAAATTTTGCTGGATTCCCACCATATATTGTATATGGTTCAACATTTTTTACTACAGTTGAGTTAGCAGCAATAATGGCACCATCACCTACTTTAACCCCCGGCATAATAGTAACATTTTGACCTATCCATACATCATTACCAACTACAGTATCACCCTTAAATGGTAACTCTTCTATTGTTGGAGTCACCTTTTCCCAACCACCTCCAAAGATATTAAAGGGGTAGGTTGTTATGCCTTCCATCCTATGATTTGCTCCATTCATAATGAATCTAACGCCTTCTGCTATTGCACAGAATTTACCTATGATTAGCTTATCTCCTAAAAACTCATAATGATGCTCTATATTATCATAAAATTTTTCAGGAGACTTTTTATTATCATTATAATAAGTATATTCTCCAATTTCTACGTTGGGCCGTTTAGGCAAATTACTTATAAAGCAAATAGTTTTTATATTTTCTTTTGGATATAACTTTTTCTTATCTGGTCCAGTCATATAATCTTGCTCCTTTCAAGCTTTTTATCCAATTCTAAATTCTGTTTCATATTTTTATTTGAAAAGATTTGAAAAAGATATTGTATTTAATAAATTAAATGCCCTATCTTATTAGCTTCCTCAGTAAACCAAATTCCACTTTCTTGTGCAAGTACAATACCATAAGGTCCTGATTTAGGCGATAGTAAGGTGTATTCATCTATTCTTACATTCATATCATTAGCGTTAACTTAAGCCATAATTTGTCATCCTGAGTGGAGCAAAGCGGAGTCAAAGGATCTTAGTGTTAGTAAAATTCTTGGCTACTCCAAGATCCTTCTCTACCCTCAGGATGACAGTTCAAGAGAATTTTGGTAATAATTGCACTAAGTTAACGCCTATGACATTCATATATTAATCACTCCTTCAAAGTATTTAAAGGTAAACAAAAAAACCATCCTAGTTCAAAAGCTTTGGAAGGTTTATAAGTATCGTAATATAAATTAAGTTTATCACAAAGAAAGCTGTTTCAAACAAAAACAACTAATAATTTCTCAATGAATGTAACTAAAACGACACTATAATAATCCTATCCAAAACTAATGTAGCAGTTTTTGGTAATCTAAATAGCTATCTTGTATATAAGTAACTAAAGATGTTCTAACTTTACCAATACTACTTTTATTATTTTATAATGGATAAGATTATTTGATCATTTTAGCTAATCACCTCCGAATAATTTTAACTAGATTATAGCATTGCAAATATTTCATGTCAATGACTCACTTTTAAATTAAACGTTCCCTTGGTCCTCTAATGGCCTTCAGACAACACTAAGGACACAATTCAGATAAAACGCAGGTAGCTTTATTGGTTATTAACCAGACTTTGAATAGAGCAGAAACAATCACACCGAAAATCTGCTTCAAATGCAGTAATATAAGGTGTTTTAAGCATAAAAATATTTTGATTTTTGTTTTAGTTTTCATAAAAATTTGGTATAATAAATACATGAAAAACGAGATAAATCAAGCTGTTTCAGCCCATCAGCAGACTCTCTTCAATGAAACTGAAGCATTGGATGCAGTAAAACCCTCTGGGAGGAAATTTCCTGTTGAAGTTATAGAGGACAAACTGCCTGAAGAGGAGCAAATTTGTGATGTTTGCGGTAACCACCCTCATGAAATCAGCGTGGAAATCACAAGAGAACTTGAAATAATTCCTCTACAGGTAAAGGTTTTTGATTTACAGTATTATTGAAACTTACAAAACAAATAATTTTAAGCCATTTGAATATATGACTTATTTACTGAAAATACTTCCAAATGTAGATGTCAATGTTCAGAGTGTGCTGGATTTCCGGAACAATATGTTCGCTTGTACCATTTAATTTTTTGTTGAGAGGAGTGTTAAAGGATTGACATATAAAATAATGATAGTTGAAGATGATAACGATATAGCCGAGCTTTTATCGGCTCATTTATCTAAATTTGGTTTTGTGGTTTATCGCTGCAAAAAATTTTCAAATATTTTGAGTGAGTTTGAAAAGGAACAACCACATCTCGTTCTCCTTGATGTAAATTTGCCATCTTTTGATGGTTTTTATTGGTGTGCGAAGCTACGCACAAAATCTTCATGCCCAATATTGTTTTTGTCTTCTCGAAACTCCGATTCTGATCAGGTATTTGCCATTTCAAACGGAGGAGATGACTATATCACAAAGCCGTTTTCCTTTGAGGTGGTTACTGCAAAAGTCAATGCACAGCTTCGTCGGGTTTACGGTGAATATGCAAATGCCACTGTGGACGAGCTTGCTTGCGGTGATTGTTATTTTTCCCGAAGCAAACTTCTGCTGAAATGTGGTAACAATTCAGCAGAACTATCAAAAACTGAGGCTGAAATTGTTCGTTTGATGTTTGCAGCCTTTCCAAGAGTCATTTCTCGTGAGGAGTTGCTCAGCGAAATATGGGATGACGAAAATTTTGTAGAAGAAAACACGCTAAATGTTTCAATCAGTCGTATTCGCAAACGTCTGGAGAGCATCGGCTCAAAGCTTATAATCAAGTCTGTACGTGGGCTTGGTTATCGTATAGGAGATAAGAGCGATGACG includes:
- a CDS encoding ABC transporter substrate-binding protein; translated protein: MKKTIILLALVMTVILSLTGCSENTGNSTPTDAPASTVEALQSDELDKKELETSVIRWNYGTSGNVMLAIAEKMGYLEEEGLSIEVVPATANANAMALLATGKVDIVSNAGTSNPLQQIASGVDLTVFGGHMVDGCMPVIARKGTGWNGVQDFIGKKVAINPVYFAFTGAVMDLGYEDPLSAVEWVVYTNYNDALAAVVRGEVDYALQGTGNMYAVTQMDEVEIVTYHGKVMPNYSCCRLVAQTDFIKNNPNTVKALMRALIRAQQYYEANKKEVVALHAENMGVTEEYVAAFMLNENFVINPDPLKNSVIRAWGILDKTGFLNEKAKNIDILDHINIDLYKAALDEIIEEYGSKDPEFYERLQKFYEENNL
- a CDS encoding ABC transporter ATP-binding protein, whose product is MYDLRIKELSFSYKNDSRLILKDINMDVKEGEFVCLLGQSGCGKSTFLRLLAGLETSTTGTILLGDQPISGASLSRGVVFQDYGLFPWMTAGENIMLALKQKFPNQDKKKLKGLALDTLKSVGLDKSVYRKLPKELSGGMKQRCAIAQAFIIDPPILLMDEPFGALDAVTRARLQDLLLKLWAQDNQKKTVFFVTHDVDEALLLANRIIVFGQSPSNIIYECSILPGSRPTREAQFQDPQILQLRNNLIFQINKDVVSHISNQYV
- a CDS encoding ABC transporter ATP-binding protein; protein product: MNLDVTFTNVSLKYKDFEALKDISFSLSQGKIYGLIGRNGAGKTTLLSLLASYQAPTSGKIKVGGEDPFENSKIMPHINFVYETDYGDEYEPVSAYFEFAERYRPNFDLDYAKELAALFKVPLDKPIKEFSSGMQSALNITLGLASRCAITIFDEVYLGMDAPSRQLFYKEVLEDQARYPRIMILSTHLVSEMEYLFDHVLILDHGSLLIDEAFDEIISRGASVTGNAKEVDAFVQYMNKLNTQQLGGTKSVMVYENIDDSIRLKAEKQGLEIGPVSLQELFIHLTEKEGSNESGK
- a CDS encoding GntR family transcriptional regulator, encoding MGQLFHDNKPIFLQIKEKIEDQIVNNQLKEHDQIPSTTQMVQFYKVNHITVSKGINLLVEENIIYKKRGVGMFVAEGAREKLMQNRKELFADNFVLPMIQEAKKLGLTDTDIANIIKKVKECDLNES
- a CDS encoding class I SAM-dependent methyltransferase, translated to MSLKQKVEEGWKISAEGYSEFIKDELNNGQKEIWTNLILENAPKEGKLKILDVGTGPGFFSIILSLAGHDVVGIDASEDMIKCAKENAEKAGVSPVFRVMDSHCVTFPDESFDLIVSRNVVWTLVSPQSAYRDWLRLLKKGGRVLVFDADWLGDCRDVSLKAQREKDSLEYTKNYGEPRVSYKDAEKARGWRVNLPLASEIRPDWDLKTMEKVGYGSIKCIIVSDRVYDKPRLLLNRSVPMFMVQGDK
- a CDS encoding ABC transporter ATP-binding protein, whose protein sequence is MTITNQFTTLVTLHQLELAAGFADEIIVLKEGEVFKKGTPNEIITTKLLREVYRVHANIITNEENIPYVMPYSAYEYG
- a CDS encoding serine hydrolase domain-containing protein, producing the protein MRKLMIFVSFLIVLIIPLLLDYNNLTKNQDIYSIIENLETKTPILLKKYNIPGASIALIENGELRWIGTFGYADIEEKIEIHKDTVYQVASISKSVTALGIMKLVEDDILNLDDPIEKYIRRWQIPESTYNKNDVTIRRLLSHTAGLSRGGGYPGYEPSNKLPSLEESLSGIGGGSQPVELIYEPGSRYFYSGGGYNLLQLLIEEVTGKDFVTYMDETVLTPLGMEDSSFKWIEMLENRTAKPYNKNSELLPNYLFIEKAAAGFYTTIEDMSKFVITAISNYKEDNFLRQEMIREMYSPVLEVGGLEGFIYETTALGHFVSIDKNNRPLVAHDGGNKGWKANFSLAPNTGDGVVILTNGDNGTYLINEVLNSWYYKVFQDKRALDKLSHRVNATIYSISLVLILWSVLVLLQLYKALRMGKRGILDLKNKTQVLAKSAVSLALVYITYLLSIHLVPILTFLSPRIGKILVASIFIRVLVGIFQLFITKRGIVSV
- a CDS encoding Vat family streptogramin A O-acetyltransferase gives rise to the protein MTGPDKKKLYPKENIKTICFISNLPKRPNVEIGEYTYYNDNKKSPEKFYDNIEHHYEFLGDKLIIGKFCAIAEGVRFIMNGANHRMEGITTYPFNIFGGGWEKVTPTIEELPFKGDTVVGNDVWIGQNVTIMPGVKVGDGAIIAANSTVVKNVEPYTIYGGNPAKFIKKRFSDEKIELLLELKWWNWDEEKIIDNLEMLTSEFGLAQLK
- a CDS encoding response regulator transcription factor; the encoded protein is MTYKIMIVEDDNDIAELLSAHLSKFGFVVYRCKKFSNILSEFEKEQPHLVLLDVNLPSFDGFYWCAKLRTKSSCPILFLSSRNSDSDQVFAISNGGDDYITKPFSFEVVTAKVNAQLRRVYGEYANATVDELACGDCYFSRSKLLLKCGNNSAELSKTEAEIVRLMFAAFPRVISREELLSEIWDDENFVEENTLNVSISRIRKRLESIGSKLIIKSVRGLGYRIGDKSDDA